A single window of Agromyces aureus DNA harbors:
- the nrdH gene encoding glutaredoxin-like protein NrdH — protein MTVTVYTKPSCVQCNATYRALDSKGIEYEVLDVSTDEGALAHVKELGYLQAPVVITDEDHWSGFRPDKIAELASRLA, from the coding sequence ATGACGGTCACGGTCTACACCAAGCCATCCTGCGTCCAGTGCAACGCCACCTACCGGGCGCTCGACAGCAAGGGCATCGAGTACGAAGTGCTCGACGTCTCGACTGACGAGGGCGCGCTCGCGCACGTCAAGGAACTGGGCTACCTGCAGGCCCCCGTCGTCATCACCGACGAAGACCACTGGTCGGGCTTCCGCCCCGACAAGATCGCTGAGCTCGCCTCGCGCCTGGCCTGA
- the mmsB gene encoding multiple monosaccharide ABC transporter permease, with protein sequence MSNPSQVPTTESNAVGGNINPPSNKFTDRISHVLSDLGKNGIFIALIAVVVLFAILTDGILLRPQNISNLVVQNGYILVLAIGMVMVIIAGHIDLSVGSVAAFVGACSGVFAVQWGLPWWLSVILSLGIGALVGVWQGFWIAFVGIPAFIVTLAGMLIFRGLALVVLGNANIGSFPAEYRALGNGFLTDLFGEFEIDPLTLGVGALAIIILIVQQVRTRRGRQKYGQDVEPMLWFAVKLVLVSAAIGFFAYSLASYKGIPITLIILAVLILVYGIVMNRTVFGRHIYAIGGNRHAAELSGIKTRRVDFWLFVNMGTLAALAGLIFTARLNLAGPKAGDGFELEAISAAFIGGAAVQGGVGTIGGAIIGGLIIGVLNNGMSIIGLGIEWQQVVKGLVLLLAVAFDVYNRRRSGGR encoded by the coding sequence ATGTCCAATCCCTCTCAGGTCCCGACCACCGAGTCGAACGCCGTCGGCGGCAACATCAACCCGCCGAGCAACAAGTTCACCGATCGGATCAGCCATGTGCTGTCCGACCTCGGCAAGAACGGCATCTTCATCGCGCTCATCGCGGTGGTCGTGCTGTTCGCGATCCTCACCGACGGCATCCTGCTCCGCCCGCAGAACATCTCCAACCTGGTGGTGCAGAACGGGTACATCCTCGTGCTCGCCATCGGCATGGTGATGGTCATCATCGCGGGCCACATCGACCTCTCGGTCGGTTCGGTCGCCGCCTTCGTCGGTGCCTGCTCCGGCGTGTTCGCCGTGCAGTGGGGCCTGCCGTGGTGGCTGTCGGTCATCCTCTCGCTCGGCATCGGCGCCCTCGTCGGCGTCTGGCAGGGCTTCTGGATCGCGTTCGTCGGCATCCCGGCGTTCATCGTGACGCTGGCCGGCATGCTCATCTTCCGCGGCCTCGCGCTCGTGGTGCTCGGCAACGCCAACATCGGCTCGTTCCCGGCCGAGTACCGTGCGCTCGGCAACGGCTTCCTGACGGACCTCTTCGGCGAGTTCGAGATCGATCCGTTGACGCTCGGCGTCGGCGCCCTCGCGATCATCATCCTCATCGTGCAGCAGGTGCGCACCCGCCGCGGCCGCCAGAAGTACGGCCAGGACGTCGAGCCCATGCTGTGGTTCGCGGTCAAGCTCGTGCTCGTCTCGGCGGCGATCGGCTTCTTCGCCTACTCGCTCGCGTCGTACAAGGGCATCCCGATCACGCTGATCATCCTGGCCGTGCTGATCCTCGTGTACGGCATCGTGATGAACCGCACGGTCTTCGGTCGCCACATCTACGCGATCGGCGGCAACCGCCACGCGGCGGAGCTCTCGGGCATCAAGACGCGTCGCGTCGACTTCTGGCTGTTCGTCAACATGGGCACGCTCGCCGCGCTCGCCGGCCTCATCTTCACGGCCCGACTCAACCTGGCCGGCCCGAAGGCCGGTGACGGCTTCGAGCTCGAGGCGATCTCGGCGGCCTTCATCGGTGGCGCTGCGGTGCAGGGCGGTGTCGGCACCATCGGCGGCGCGATCATCGGTGGTCTGATCATCGGCGTGCTGAACAACGGTATGTCGATCATCGGCCTCGGCATCGAGTGGCAGCAGGTCGTCAAGGGCCTCGTGCTGCTGCTCGCGGTGGCCTTCGACGTCTACAACCGTCGTCGCAGCGGCGGCCGTTGA
- the mmsA gene encoding multiple monosaccharide ABC transporter ATP-binding protein encodes MTTNILEMRGITKTFPGVKALSNVTIEVERGEVHAICGENGAGKSTLMKVLSGVYPYGTYDGDIVFENETVEFKDLTDSEAKGIVIIHQELALSPYLSIAENIFLNNELKGRGGLIDWNKTNFEASKLLARVGLRENPTTKIMDIGVGKQQLVEIAKALSKEVKLLILDEPTAALNDEDSDHLLDLILHLKGQGITSIIISHKLNEIKKVADSVTVIRDGKTIETIAKQEVTEDRIIKDMVGRDLEHRYPDHTPNLGDELLRVEDWTAHHPQDSSRVVVDNVNLNVRAGEIVGIAGLMGAGRTEFAMSLFGQSYGSRITGKVFLRGKEIKTRTVSEAIEQGIAYATEDRKTYGLNLIEDIKRNISMASLKKLEKFGLVHDNEEYKVATEFKQSMNIKAPNVLVKTGKLSGGNQQKVVLSKWIYSDPDVLILDEPTRGIDVGAKYEIYTIINKLAAQGKGIIVISSELPELLGICDRVYALSEGRITGELPIAEATPESMLKLMTMEKPR; translated from the coding sequence ATGACCACCAACATTCTCGAGATGCGCGGCATCACGAAGACCTTCCCCGGCGTGAAGGCATTGTCCAACGTGACCATCGAGGTCGAGCGCGGCGAAGTCCACGCCATCTGCGGTGAGAACGGCGCGGGCAAGTCCACGCTGATGAAGGTGCTTTCAGGCGTCTACCCCTACGGCACCTATGACGGCGACATCGTCTTCGAGAACGAGACGGTCGAGTTCAAGGACCTCACGGACAGCGAAGCCAAGGGCATCGTCATCATCCACCAGGAACTCGCGCTCAGCCCGTACCTGTCGATCGCCGAGAACATCTTCCTCAACAACGAGTTGAAGGGCCGCGGCGGCCTCATCGACTGGAACAAGACGAACTTCGAGGCGTCCAAGCTCCTCGCCCGCGTCGGCCTGCGCGAGAACCCGACGACCAAGATCATGGACATCGGCGTCGGCAAGCAACAGCTCGTCGAGATCGCGAAGGCGCTCTCGAAAGAGGTGAAGCTCCTCATCCTCGACGAGCCGACCGCGGCGCTGAACGACGAGGACTCCGACCACCTGCTCGACCTGATCCTGCACCTCAAGGGGCAGGGCATCACGTCGATCATCATCAGCCACAAGCTCAACGAGATCAAGAAGGTCGCCGACTCCGTCACGGTCATCCGCGACGGCAAGACGATCGAGACGATCGCGAAGCAGGAGGTGACGGAGGACCGCATCATCAAGGACATGGTCGGCCGTGACCTCGAGCACCGCTACCCCGACCACACCCCCAACCTCGGCGACGAACTGCTCCGCGTCGAGGACTGGACCGCGCACCACCCGCAGGACTCCAGCCGGGTCGTGGTCGACAACGTCAACCTCAACGTGCGCGCCGGCGAGATCGTCGGCATCGCCGGCCTCATGGGCGCCGGTCGCACCGAGTTCGCGATGAGCCTGTTCGGCCAGAGCTACGGCTCGCGCATCACGGGCAAGGTGTTCCTGCGAGGCAAGGAGATCAAGACCCGTACGGTCTCCGAGGCCATCGAGCAGGGCATCGCGTACGCGACCGAAGACCGCAAGACCTACGGACTGAACCTCATCGAGGACATCAAGCGCAACATCTCGATGGCGTCGCTGAAGAAGCTCGAGAAGTTCGGCCTCGTGCACGACAACGAGGAGTACAAGGTCGCCACCGAGTTCAAGCAGTCGATGAACATCAAGGCGCCGAACGTGCTGGTGAAGACCGGCAAGCTCTCGGGCGGCAACCAGCAGAAGGTCGTGCTGTCGAAGTGGATCTACTCCGACCCCGACGTGCTCATCCTCGATGAGCCCACGCGAGGCATCGACGTCGGCGCCAAGTACGAGATCTACACGATCATCAACAAGCTCGCCGCACAGGGCAAGGGCATCATCGTCATCTCGTCCGAGCTGCCCGAACTGCTCGGCATCTGCGACCGCGTGTACGCCCTCTCCGAGGGGCGCATCACCGGCGAACTCCCCATCGCCGAGGCCACGCCCGAGTCGATGCTCAAGCTCATGACCATGGAAAAGCCGCGCTGA
- a CDS encoding response regulator, with protein sequence MTISVLIADDQAMVRAGFAAVLDAHDGISVVGQAADGAEAVVLAHELRPDVVVMDVRMPGLNGIDATRALQTPPRSSEYVPRVLMLTTFDIDDYVYAALRAGASGFLLKDALPADVVNAVRVIAAGEALLAPSVTRRLIEDVARTAPAPRVDEHLLSALTAREREVLVLIARGRSNQEIAADLFIAEQTVKTHVGKILAKLHLRDRVHAVVFAYDVGLVQPGR encoded by the coding sequence GTGACGATCTCGGTGCTCATCGCCGACGACCAGGCGATGGTGCGCGCCGGGTTCGCCGCGGTGCTCGACGCGCACGACGGCATCAGCGTGGTCGGGCAGGCCGCCGACGGCGCCGAGGCCGTGGTGCTCGCGCACGAGCTGCGCCCCGACGTCGTCGTCATGGACGTGCGCATGCCCGGCCTGAACGGCATCGACGCGACCCGTGCGCTGCAGACACCACCCCGTTCGAGCGAGTACGTGCCGCGCGTGCTCATGCTCACGACGTTCGACATCGACGACTACGTCTACGCGGCGCTCCGGGCCGGCGCGAGCGGATTCCTGCTCAAGGACGCCCTGCCCGCCGACGTCGTGAACGCCGTGCGCGTCATCGCCGCGGGCGAGGCACTGCTCGCTCCGAGCGTCACCCGCCGTCTCATCGAGGACGTCGCGCGCACGGCGCCCGCCCCGCGCGTCGACGAGCACCTGCTCTCGGCGCTGACGGCCCGCGAGCGCGAGGTGCTCGTGCTGATCGCCCGCGGACGCTCGAACCAGGAGATCGCCGCCGACCTGTTCATCGCCGAGCAGACCGTGAAGACGCACGTCGGCAAGATCCTCGCCAAGCTGCACCTGCGCGATCGCGTGCACGCCGTCGTCTTCGCCTACGACGTCGGCCTGGTGCAGCCCGGCCGCTGA
- a CDS encoding maleylpyruvate isomerase N-terminal domain-containing protein, producing MSDLSRYLPLSNRPKRDESAVTSTWNAELAEVLTALTAVLAPLPDAAWAARSRRPTWSVHDLVAHLVWRLSTSRGERWRTSARSLAEQGFSAAAAELSIARRAAASVDGSPTALVARLTELRDAAAAGAPGDAREGSGARTGGDERDRDRDDTVQTGISALAEAVIAATDLGSTLGTPIAVPERASGAVALRRALEAPTEIKAVTRGHALAATDAGWSFGNGPVLQGTAVEILLFLYGRSDTAPRPAPRR from the coding sequence ATGTCCGACCTCTCGCGCTACCTGCCGCTCTCGAACCGGCCGAAACGCGACGAATCCGCCGTGACGAGCACGTGGAACGCCGAGCTCGCCGAGGTGCTCACCGCGCTGACGGCCGTGCTCGCCCCGCTGCCCGACGCGGCGTGGGCGGCCCGGAGCCGCCGCCCGACGTGGAGCGTGCACGACCTCGTCGCGCACCTCGTCTGGCGCCTCTCGACGTCGCGAGGCGAACGCTGGAGAACCAGCGCGCGCTCGCTCGCCGAGCAGGGCTTCAGCGCGGCCGCCGCCGAACTCTCGATCGCGCGCCGCGCCGCCGCATCCGTCGACGGGTCGCCGACCGCGCTCGTCGCACGTCTCACCGAGCTGCGCGACGCCGCCGCCGCCGGTGCGCCGGGCGACGCACGGGAAGGTTCCGGCGCGCGCACCGGCGGCGACGAGCGCGACCGCGACCGCGACGACACCGTGCAGACCGGCATCAGCGCCCTCGCCGAGGCCGTCATCGCCGCCACCGACCTCGGTTCCACGCTCGGCACCCCGATCGCCGTGCCCGAACGCGCCTCAGGGGCCGTGGCGTTGCGCCGCGCACTCGAGGCGCCCACCGAGATCAAGGCCGTGACGCGCGGACATGCGCTCGCGGCGACCGACGCCGGCTGGAGCTTCGGAAACGGGCCCGTGCTGCAGGGCACGGCCGTCGAGATCCTGCTGTTCCTCTACGGCCGCAGCGACACCGCGCCGCGCCCGGCCCCGCGGCGCTGA
- the chvE gene encoding multiple monosaccharide ABC transporter substrate-binding protein has product MAAASMLALAACSGGSGDSGSGDGGGDGGLIGVAMPTKSSERWIQDGDAVKEQLEEQGFKVDLQYAEDDIPTQVSQIENMITKGAEALIIASIDGTTLSQVLQDAADADIPVIAYDRLIRDSENVDYYASFDNFVVGQQQAWSVLNGLGLVELDGTPIEGAPAGPFNIELFAGSPDDNNATFFWNGAMDVLQPLIDDGTLVVKSGQTDFEQAATLRWDGEVAQERMENILTSTYSDGSTVNAVLSPYDGLSRGIISALTDAGYAVGEGWPVISGQDAELDSVKAINAGEQYATIFKDTRKLAEVAVNMAAAILNGEDVEVNNETDYDNGVKVVPSYLLESQIVVKDNITEVLVDSGYWTEEEING; this is encoded by the coding sequence ATGGCGGCGGCTTCCATGCTCGCTCTCGCGGCGTGCTCGGGCGGTTCGGGCGACAGCGGCAGCGGCGATGGCGGCGGCGATGGCGGCCTGATCGGCGTCGCGATGCCGACGAAGAGCTCGGAGCGTTGGATCCAGGACGGCGACGCCGTGAAGGAGCAGCTCGAGGAGCAGGGCTTCAAGGTCGACCTGCAGTACGCAGAGGACGACATCCCCACGCAGGTCTCGCAGATCGAGAACATGATCACCAAGGGTGCTGAGGCCCTGATCATCGCGTCGATCGACGGCACCACGCTGTCGCAGGTGCTCCAGGACGCCGCTGACGCGGACATCCCGGTCATCGCCTACGACCGCCTGATCCGCGACTCGGAGAACGTGGACTACTACGCGTCGTTCGACAACTTCGTCGTCGGTCAGCAGCAGGCGTGGTCGGTGCTGAACGGTCTCGGCCTGGTCGAGCTGGACGGCACCCCGATCGAGGGCGCACCCGCGGGTCCGTTCAACATCGAGCTGTTCGCCGGTTCGCCCGATGACAACAACGCCACGTTCTTCTGGAACGGTGCGATGGACGTCCTCCAGCCCCTGATCGATGACGGCACCCTCGTCGTGAAGTCGGGTCAGACCGACTTCGAGCAGGCTGCAACCCTCCGTTGGGATGGCGAGGTCGCGCAGGAGCGCATGGAGAACATCCTGACCTCGACGTACTCCGACGGTTCCACGGTCAACGCGGTCCTCTCGCCGTACGACGGCCTCTCGCGCGGCATCATCTCGGCCCTGACCGACGCCGGCTACGCGGTCGGCGAGGGCTGGCCGGTCATCTCGGGCCAGGACGCCGAGCTCGACTCGGTCAAGGCGATCAACGCGGGCGAGCAGTACGCGACGATCTTCAAGGACACCCGCAAGCTCGCCGAGGTCGCCGTGAACATGGCCGCCGCGATCCTGAACGGCGAAGACGTCGAGGTCAACAACGAGACGGACTACGACAACGGCGTGAAGGTCGTTCCCTCGTACCTGCTCGAGTCGCAGATCGTCGTCAAGGACAACATCACCGAGGTCCTGGTCGACAGCGGCTACTGGACCGAAGAGGAAATCAACGGCTGA
- a CDS encoding sensor histidine kinase, producing MVTASRPGPPVPPPPPSPSEVAAARPGGRAPGPEGSPSRGGSASALGTISGVEPATVMWVLAAFVSVVLYAVSVPIDAAVYHVHVAAAFGIALLQVGSLLLAMWNGWASAAAFLAGQAAFGLLGSADPGMPWPVTVPQLILLCATLALLVLRGFPQAAGALWLGAIVLPLGIAFVPGHGATPDGVIANLVTSGAVSALVLGAALAVTAWRARLGAVLDEERRAGAVEHERRLVAEERTRIAREMHDVIAHGMSIIQVQASSAPYRLTGLDEAAAAEFAEIAASARSAMAEMRALLGVLRDPSGEPETAPQPGLAELPELVASVERAGVPVSLELAPGLLDGGPAARAAYRIVQESLSNVLRHAPGAATLVRVERSAGQRAGLDLVVRNAPQHAPGAPGAPGAPDAAAAGGATAGGGAVDPSAARREPGAGHGLIGMRERVRMLGGRIESGETVDGGFEVRATLPLASDAENGTGAAADIRAADIRAGEGS from the coding sequence ATGGTCACCGCATCACGACCGGGTCCGCCCGTTCCACCCCCGCCGCCGTCTCCGTCGGAGGTCGCCGCCGCGCGACCCGGGGGTCGGGCACCCGGCCCCGAAGGATCGCCCTCGCGCGGCGGATCCGCCTCGGCGCTCGGCACGATCTCGGGCGTCGAGCCCGCGACGGTCATGTGGGTGCTCGCGGCGTTCGTCTCCGTCGTGCTCTACGCCGTGTCGGTGCCGATCGACGCCGCGGTCTACCACGTGCACGTCGCCGCGGCCTTCGGCATCGCGCTGCTCCAGGTCGGCAGCCTGCTGCTCGCCATGTGGAACGGCTGGGCGTCGGCCGCCGCCTTCCTCGCGGGGCAGGCGGCGTTCGGGCTGCTCGGCTCGGCGGATCCGGGTATGCCGTGGCCGGTCACCGTTCCGCAGCTCATCCTGCTCTGCGCGACGTTGGCGCTGCTCGTGCTGCGCGGGTTCCCGCAGGCCGCGGGCGCCCTGTGGCTGGGCGCCATCGTGCTGCCGCTCGGCATCGCGTTCGTACCCGGTCACGGGGCGACGCCCGACGGCGTGATCGCGAACCTCGTCACGAGCGGCGCCGTGAGTGCGCTCGTGCTCGGTGCGGCGCTCGCGGTCACGGCCTGGCGGGCCCGGCTCGGAGCCGTGCTCGACGAGGAGCGGCGCGCGGGTGCCGTCGAGCACGAACGCCGGCTCGTCGCCGAGGAGCGCACGCGCATCGCCCGTGAGATGCACGACGTCATCGCGCACGGCATGTCGATCATCCAGGTGCAGGCGTCGAGCGCGCCGTACCGGCTCACGGGGCTCGACGAGGCGGCGGCGGCCGAGTTCGCCGAGATCGCGGCATCCGCCCGGTCGGCGATGGCCGAGATGCGCGCGCTACTGGGCGTGCTGCGCGACCCCTCGGGCGAGCCAGAGACGGCGCCGCAGCCCGGGCTCGCCGAACTGCCCGAGCTCGTCGCGAGCGTCGAGCGCGCCGGGGTGCCGGTCTCGCTCGAGCTCGCGCCCGGGCTGCTCGACGGCGGCCCCGCGGCGCGGGCGGCCTACCGCATCGTGCAGGAGTCGCTGAGCAACGTGCTGCGGCATGCGCCCGGTGCGGCGACGCTCGTGCGGGTCGAGCGGTCGGCGGGCCAGCGCGCGGGTCTCGACCTCGTCGTGCGCAATGCGCCGCAGCATGCCCCGGGTGCTCCGGGTGCTCCGGGTGCTCCGGATGCCGCAGCCGCCGGTGGCGCGACGGCAGGCGGGGGAGCGGTCGACCCGTCGGCCGCCCGCCGCGAACCCGGCGCGGGCCACGGCCTGATCGGCATGCGCGAGCGCGTGCGCATGCTCGGTGGCAGGATCGAGAGCGGAGAAACCGTCGACGGCGGTTTCGAGGTGCGCGCGACGTTGCCGCTCGCGTCCGATGCCGAGAACGGCACCGGCGCCGCCGCCGACATCCGCGCTGCTGACATCCGTGCAGGGGAGGGTTCGTGA
- the nrdI gene encoding class Ib ribonucleoside-diphosphate reductase assembly flavoprotein NrdI, with the protein MTNLVYFSSVSGNTARFIEKLGRPASRIPLHAKDAPLVASEPYVLVLPTYGGGDGNGAVPKQVIRFLNDEHNRSLIRGVIGAGNTNFGTGYCLAADIIAVKCHVPPLYRFEVFGTPDDVNAVNEGLDAFWSTQRTAA; encoded by the coding sequence ATGACGAACCTCGTCTACTTCTCGAGCGTGTCGGGCAACACCGCACGGTTCATCGAGAAACTCGGACGCCCGGCCAGCCGCATCCCGCTGCATGCGAAAGATGCGCCGCTCGTGGCATCCGAACCCTATGTGCTCGTCCTCCCCACCTACGGCGGGGGTGACGGCAACGGCGCCGTGCCCAAGCAGGTCATCCGGTTCCTCAACGACGAGCACAACCGGTCACTGATCCGCGGGGTCATCGGCGCCGGCAACACGAATTTTGGCACGGGCTACTGCCTGGCCGCAGACATCATCGCGGTGAAGTGCCACGTGCCGCCGCTGTATCGCTTCGAAGTATTCGGAACACCTGACGACGTGAACGCCGTCAACGAGGGATTGGACGCATTTTGGTCAACTCAACGGACAGCGGCGTAG
- a CDS encoding HhH-GPD-type base excision DNA repair protein codes for MPLHITGDPAADELLSDDAFALLTGMLLDQQVTMESAFAGPVKIRDRVGSIDPAVIADVAPDAFVEAFNQTPAVHRFPGAMAERVQTLATAVRDEWGGDATQIWTRGEPTGAEVLKRLKALPGFGDQKARIFLALLGKQCGLEASGWREAAGPYGEADAYRSVADIVDPESLAKVRATKQAAKAAAKAAKG; via the coding sequence ATGCCACTGCACATCACCGGAGACCCGGCCGCCGACGAACTGCTGAGCGACGACGCGTTCGCGCTGCTCACGGGCATGCTGCTCGACCAGCAGGTCACCATGGAGTCCGCGTTCGCGGGCCCGGTGAAGATCCGCGATCGCGTCGGCTCGATCGACCCCGCCGTGATCGCCGACGTCGCACCCGACGCGTTCGTCGAGGCGTTCAATCAGACGCCCGCCGTGCACCGGTTCCCCGGGGCCATGGCCGAACGCGTGCAGACCCTCGCGACGGCCGTGCGCGACGAGTGGGGTGGCGACGCGACGCAGATCTGGACGCGGGGCGAGCCCACCGGCGCCGAGGTGCTGAAGCGCCTGAAGGCGCTGCCCGGGTTCGGCGACCAGAAGGCGCGCATCTTCCTCGCGCTGCTCGGCAAGCAGTGCGGGCTCGAGGCCTCCGGATGGCGCGAGGCCGCCGGCCCGTACGGCGAGGCCGACGCCTACCGCTCCGTCGCCGACATCGTCGACCCCGAGTCGCTCGCCAAGGTGCGCGCGACGAAGCAGGCCGCGAAGGCCGCTGCGAAGGCCGCCAAGGGCTGA
- a CDS encoding acyltransferase family protein has product MTLNAERSALNTVRTTAIRRVPSRVSASASASASASEAQARGRTRDAAIDAARAACLVVVFALHAMMVGVSVGAGGPVLENALEQWDGFAAATWFVQIMPLFFVIGGYSAVSQWRRMHVRGADAAAYVRGRLARLVRPAIALVAVVGVALAVLTAAGLPAEVVATAGFRIGQPLWFLAVYLACTSLVPLMARAHSRHPFATLAVLLAVVVAVDVARMATGIDAIGFANLLAVWLLVQQGGFWLADGTVERMPRAARLVVAVAALGVLAALTLAGPYSPDLLMNLNPPTVCLVVLGVAQLMLFSLARPALRRWAERPRPARAIASFGEWGMTLYLWHMPAFIVLAGALLWLNEAVGLALLVPLEPEWWATRPIWLVAAAVVTAGIVRAFSRWERGDAAGRPSVGASAVVRAGSRDALRAPRPAIRGSARGRVGRIGRLARMRVPVGVAVVCGILGVGLVLVFGFGPWIALAALVLLGFALRGSREPAA; this is encoded by the coding sequence GTGACGTTGAACGCAGAGCGCAGCGCGCTGAACACGGTGCGCACCACCGCGATCCGGCGAGTACCGTCTCGAGTCTCGGCGTCGGCGTCGGCGTCGGCGTCGGCGTCGGAGGCGCAGGCGCGCGGCCGCACCAGGGATGCCGCGATCGACGCCGCCCGCGCCGCGTGCCTCGTCGTGGTGTTCGCGCTGCACGCCATGATGGTCGGCGTCAGCGTGGGGGCGGGCGGCCCGGTGCTCGAGAACGCCCTCGAGCAGTGGGACGGCTTCGCGGCCGCCACCTGGTTCGTGCAGATCATGCCCCTCTTCTTCGTGATCGGCGGCTACTCGGCCGTCTCGCAGTGGCGGCGCATGCACGTGCGAGGGGCGGATGCCGCGGCCTACGTGCGCGGTCGGCTCGCGCGCCTCGTGCGGCCGGCCATCGCCCTCGTCGCCGTGGTCGGGGTCGCGCTCGCCGTGCTCACGGCCGCGGGCCTGCCCGCCGAGGTCGTCGCGACCGCCGGATTCCGCATCGGTCAGCCGCTCTGGTTCCTCGCCGTGTACCTCGCGTGCACGTCGCTCGTGCCGCTCATGGCGCGGGCGCACTCGCGGCATCCGTTCGCGACCCTCGCCGTACTGCTCGCGGTCGTCGTCGCGGTCGACGTCGCGCGCATGGCCACCGGCATCGACGCGATCGGGTTCGCCAACCTGCTCGCGGTGTGGCTGCTCGTGCAGCAGGGCGGGTTCTGGCTCGCCGACGGCACGGTCGAGCGGATGCCGCGTGCCGCGCGCCTCGTCGTCGCGGTCGCCGCGCTCGGCGTGCTCGCCGCCCTGACGCTCGCCGGTCCGTACTCGCCCGACCTGCTCATGAACCTGAACCCGCCGACCGTGTGCCTCGTCGTGCTCGGCGTCGCCCAGCTGATGCTCTTCTCGCTCGCGCGTCCGGCGCTGCGGCGGTGGGCCGAGCGCCCGCGACCCGCCCGCGCGATCGCGAGCTTCGGCGAATGGGGCATGACGCTCTACCTCTGGCACATGCCGGCGTTCATCGTGCTCGCCGGGGCGCTGCTCTGGCTGAACGAGGCCGTCGGCCTCGCGCTGCTCGTTCCGCTCGAACCCGAGTGGTGGGCGACCCGGCCGATCTGGCTCGTCGCAGCTGCCGTGGTGACGGCGGGGATCGTGCGGGCGTTCTCGCGGTGGGAGCGGGGCGACGCTGCGGGGCGCCCGTCGGTTGGAGCCTCGGCAGTCGTGCGGGCTGGGTCTCGAGACGCGCTTCGCGCTCCTCGGCCGGCGATCCGCGGTTCTGCGCGGGGGCGCGTCGGGCGCATCGGGCGGCTCGCCCGCATGCGGGTGCCCGTCGGAGTCGCGGTCGTCTGCGGCATCCTGGGCGTCGGGCTGGTGCTCGTGTTCGGCTTCGGCCCGTGGATCGCGCTCGCCGCGCTCGTGCTGCTCGGATTCGCGCTGCGAGGTTCGCGCGAGCCCGCGGCGTGA
- a CDS encoding glyoxalase superfamily protein — MDWKIELIHVPVSDVDRAKEFYVEKLGFNADHDQQVSDDLRFVQLTPPGSACSIAIGEGLGATLAPGSLDVIQVVIADADAVLADLRAKGVECEGVDEQAWGRFITLKDPDGNTWTLQQLPDWSQGAQASQASQA, encoded by the coding sequence ATGGACTGGAAGATCGAACTCATCCACGTGCCCGTCAGCGACGTCGACCGCGCCAAGGAGTTCTACGTCGAGAAGCTCGGGTTCAACGCCGACCACGACCAGCAGGTCAGCGACGACCTGCGCTTCGTGCAATTGACCCCTCCGGGCTCGGCGTGCTCGATCGCGATCGGCGAGGGGCTCGGCGCCACGTTGGCACCCGGCTCGCTCGACGTCATCCAGGTCGTGATCGCCGACGCCGACGCCGTGCTGGCCGACCTTCGCGCCAAGGGCGTCGAGTGCGAGGGCGTCGACGAGCAGGCCTGGGGGCGCTTCATCACGCTGAAGGACCCCGACGGCAACACCTGGACCCTGCAGCAGCTGCCCGACTGGTCGCAGGGCGCACAGGCGTCGCAGGCGTCGCAGGCGTAG